In Gracilimonas sp., a single window of DNA contains:
- the guaA gene encoding glutamine-hydrolyzing GMP synthase: MHSRHSEWILILDYGSQLTQLIARRLRELHIYCEIHPYNVNLDEVSTPTPGGIILSGGPKSVNDDDAPNLQSEILSWNIPILGVCYGLQLLAHTEIPGSVEKAAKREYGRANLLIDNDEDLLKNIPNESVVWMSHGDHIHELPSSYEVIGHTANAEVAAVRHKKNQIYGVQFHPEVAHTDHGKQLLQNFAYTICDLKGDWTSESFIDEQIAAIREKVGTDKVLCGLSGGVDSTVVATLIHRAIGDQLECVFVDNGLLRKKEFESVMELYTRDLNLPVRGVDASDLFLGRLEGISDPEEKRKIIGNTFIDVFDEEIGEDADFKYLAQGTLYPDVIESVSFKGPSATIKSHHNVGGLPEKMKLDLIEPVRELFKDEVREVGKALGIPDHFIGRHPFPGPGLGIRVLGKLSKERLDLLRDADFIFIEELKKQNLYDEVWQALAVLLPVQSVGVMGDERTYEFTLALRAVTSLDGMTADWAHLPYDFLSHVSNRIINEIKGINRVVYDISSKPPATIEWE; encoded by the coding sequence ATGCATAGCCGACATTCCGAATGGATTCTCATCCTTGATTATGGTTCTCAACTTACTCAACTAATTGCTCGTCGGCTCAGGGAGCTGCATATTTATTGTGAAATTCATCCCTACAATGTCAATCTTGATGAAGTTTCTACCCCGACTCCGGGAGGGATTATTCTTTCAGGCGGCCCAAAGAGTGTCAACGATGATGATGCTCCCAATCTTCAATCTGAAATTTTAAGCTGGAACATACCCATCCTTGGTGTGTGCTATGGCCTTCAGCTTTTAGCTCACACCGAAATTCCAGGAAGTGTAGAAAAAGCAGCCAAGAGAGAGTATGGACGTGCAAACCTCCTCATTGATAATGATGAAGATTTGTTAAAAAATATTCCAAACGAAAGTGTTGTCTGGATGAGTCATGGTGATCATATCCATGAATTACCCTCCTCTTACGAAGTTATTGGTCATACCGCAAATGCCGAAGTTGCTGCCGTACGTCATAAAAAAAATCAGATCTACGGTGTTCAATTTCATCCGGAAGTAGCACATACTGATCATGGAAAACAACTGCTTCAAAATTTTGCCTACACTATTTGTGATCTTAAGGGAGACTGGACTTCTGAATCTTTCATAGATGAACAAATTGCAGCGATAAGGGAGAAAGTCGGTACTGATAAGGTTTTATGCGGCCTCTCCGGAGGAGTTGATTCTACTGTAGTTGCTACGCTCATTCACAGGGCTATTGGAGATCAGCTGGAATGTGTGTTTGTCGATAATGGGTTATTGCGCAAAAAGGAATTCGAATCCGTCATGGAGCTTTATACCCGTGACCTAAATTTACCGGTTCGGGGTGTAGATGCTTCCGACCTTTTTCTTGGGCGACTTGAAGGCATTTCTGATCCTGAAGAAAAACGGAAAATTATCGGGAATACTTTTATTGATGTATTCGATGAAGAAATCGGTGAAGATGCGGACTTTAAATACCTGGCTCAAGGTACACTCTATCCTGATGTAATTGAAAGTGTCTCCTTCAAAGGACCTTCGGCTACCATCAAATCCCATCATAATGTAGGCGGACTCCCTGAAAAAATGAAACTTGATCTCATTGAGCCGGTTCGCGAATTATTTAAAGACGAGGTTCGAGAGGTTGGCAAGGCCCTGGGAATTCCCGATCACTTTATTGGCCGGCACCCTTTTCCGGGACCTGGGCTGGGAATTCGAGTACTGGGCAAACTTTCCAAAGAGCGTCTCGACTTATTGCGTGATGCCGATTTTATTTTTATAGAAGAGCTCAAAAAACAAAATCTATATGATGAGGTTTGGCAAGCTTTGGCAGTTCTGCTGCCGGTACAAAGTGTGGGGGTTATGGGCGATGAACGCACCTATGAATTTACGCTCGCGCTTCGGGCAGTAACCAGCTTAGATGGGATGACTGCAGACTGGGCACATTTACCCTATGATTTTTTATCGCATGTCTCAAATAGGATTATCAACGAAATTAAAGGTATTAATCGCGTGGTTTACGATATAAGTTCCAAACCACCGGCAACTATTGAATGGGAATAA
- the gcvH gene encoding glycine cleavage system protein GcvH: MSIPADLKYTREHEWVKDNGDGTVTVGVTDFAQGELGDIVFVELEPEGTEFSKDDTFGTVEAVKTVSDLYAPVDGEITEVNEKLEDEPELVNEDPYGDGWMVKIKLADTSQLDDLLSAEQYEEVIA; encoded by the coding sequence ATGAGCATACCTGCTGACCTAAAATACACTCGCGAGCACGAATGGGTTAAAGACAACGGCGACGGTACTGTAACAGTTGGTGTCACTGACTTTGCACAAGGCGAACTTGGGGATATCGTATTTGTAGAACTGGAGCCGGAAGGAACTGAATTTTCCAAAGATGATACTTTTGGTACCGTTGAAGCCGTTAAGACCGTTTCTGATCTCTACGCCCCTGTTGACGGTGAAATTACCGAAGTCAATGAAAAGCTGGAGGATGAGCCCGAGTTAGTAAATGAAGATCCCTACGGAGATGGGTGGATGGTAAAAATTAAACTAGCCGATACTTCCCAATTGGATGACCTGCTAAGTGCTGAACAGTACGAAGAAGTCATCGCTTAA
- the accB gene encoding acetyl-CoA carboxylase biotin carboxyl carrier protein, translating into MDLKLIKNILDLIAESDVNEVSLEEGDFKIKVKKQGEVQQVSYAQPAAPHPPAQAVHAPAQPQQQEAAAGQSSAEDQPDGDTVTSPIVGTFYEAASPDSDPFVKVGDKVSKGDTLCIVEAMKIMNEIEAEFGGTVEKILVNDGQPVEFEQPLFIIKKD; encoded by the coding sequence ATGGATTTAAAACTCATAAAAAATATATTAGACCTTATCGCCGAAAGCGACGTGAACGAAGTTTCGCTCGAGGAAGGTGATTTCAAAATTAAAGTAAAGAAACAAGGAGAAGTTCAACAGGTTAGCTATGCACAGCCTGCAGCACCTCACCCCCCTGCCCAAGCTGTACACGCACCGGCCCAGCCTCAACAACAAGAAGCGGCAGCCGGCCAAAGCTCAGCAGAGGATCAACCGGATGGTGATACGGTTACTTCACCTATAGTAGGTACTTTTTACGAGGCTGCGTCTCCTGATTCTGATCCATTTGTCAAAGTTGGGGATAAAGTTTCCAAAGGTGACACCCTTTGTATTGTGGAAGCCATGAAAATCATGAATGAGATTGAAGCTGAGTTCGGTGGCACAGTGGAAAAGATCTTAGTGAATGATGGACAACCCGTCGAGTTTGAACAACCACTTTTCATTATTAAAAAAGACTAA
- a CDS encoding alpha-amylase family glycosyl hydrolase, whose protein sequence is MESEIQNECMVTGLEEFPLGYTIKGNQTVFRLFAPKATSVKLVIYDQYEDELGLAFPLEINEEGIWEGLIQDTFYNKWYAYKIEGPEDDPYFMTSNHPIADPRSRHVTSTNHHLQFPKTKITESGPFNWEGDTFTAPEDPRDLVIYEAHIKDMVAHSSAKTYVNGIYNDFREAEVGGIAHLKKLGVNAVEFLPLQKFAYFEPPFNEDTPEGIKNTWNPYARNYWGYMTSFFFAPETMYASDANLQPGSVIGGSQNAEFELKNLVKELHKEGISVIMDVVYNHASHYDLNPLKYTAKDHYFRLDEAGNFLNDSWTGNDINTSAYYARDIILESVKHWITEYHIDGFRFDLAGIFDWETVDMIKEEAKKLNPNTILIAEPWGGDYKPEGFSDRGWASWNDRFRNGFKGYNPTENKGLIFGQLGSNSRYGIENLIRGTLKFGEHGLFNHSAHTVNYLESHDGYTLGDYIRIALNKENAQKTFSDKASISVLSGQERKIAKLAALTLFVSQGITMIHAGQEWARSKLIIAPQNLDPKKGRLDKDSYNKDNQTNWLNFNEIDLNRDLYEYYKGLIKLRLNSPALRKAQPDEINFKVYDSPLHITFSIDGKSSGDMYDYFVSLNANTGHAHEIILPEGYWEIVVNASKSGYKTIKSTHQSLSVPASSGVVLRKLRVSNA, encoded by the coding sequence ATGGAATCTGAAATACAAAATGAGTGTATGGTAACCGGACTGGAAGAATTTCCTCTTGGATACACGATAAAAGGTAATCAAACAGTCTTTCGCCTGTTTGCACCCAAAGCTACATCCGTAAAATTAGTTATTTACGATCAATACGAGGATGAATTAGGTCTTGCTTTCCCCCTTGAAATAAATGAAGAGGGTATTTGGGAGGGACTGATTCAGGATACTTTTTATAACAAATGGTATGCGTATAAAATCGAAGGCCCGGAAGATGATCCTTATTTCATGACTTCTAACCATCCAATTGCTGACCCCAGAAGCCGGCATGTAACTTCCACAAATCATCACCTTCAATTCCCTAAAACAAAAATTACGGAATCGGGTCCTTTTAATTGGGAAGGTGATACTTTTACAGCTCCGGAAGATCCCCGAGATCTTGTTATTTATGAAGCCCACATAAAGGACATGGTAGCTCACTCTTCTGCCAAAACATATGTGAATGGTATTTATAATGATTTCAGAGAGGCTGAAGTTGGAGGTATCGCGCATTTAAAAAAACTGGGAGTTAACGCCGTTGAATTCCTGCCGCTTCAAAAATTCGCCTATTTCGAACCACCTTTTAATGAAGATACCCCCGAAGGCATTAAAAACACCTGGAACCCCTATGCCCGAAATTACTGGGGCTATATGACCTCTTTCTTTTTTGCACCTGAGACAATGTATGCCTCTGATGCCAACTTACAACCCGGGTCCGTCATAGGAGGATCGCAAAACGCTGAATTTGAACTCAAAAATTTAGTTAAGGAATTACATAAGGAAGGTATTTCGGTAATCATGGATGTTGTTTATAATCACGCTTCCCATTATGACTTAAATCCTTTGAAGTACACTGCTAAAGATCATTATTTTCGGTTGGATGAGGCAGGTAATTTCTTAAATGACAGCTGGACCGGTAATGACATCAACACAAGCGCTTATTATGCGCGCGACATTATCCTGGAATCGGTAAAGCATTGGATCACTGAATATCATATTGATGGATTCAGGTTTGATTTAGCCGGCATCTTCGATTGGGAAACAGTGGACATGATTAAGGAAGAAGCTAAAAAACTTAATCCCAATACAATATTAATTGCAGAACCCTGGGGCGGTGATTATAAGCCGGAAGGTTTCTCTGATCGAGGCTGGGCATCCTGGAATGATCGTTTCAGAAACGGATTTAAGGGATACAACCCCACCGAAAATAAAGGATTGATATTCGGGCAATTAGGATCAAACTCTCGCTACGGGATCGAAAATCTTATCCGAGGTACATTAAAGTTCGGTGAACATGGTTTATTCAATCACTCCGCTCATACCGTGAACTATCTGGAAAGTCATGACGGTTATACTTTGGGAGATTATATCCGAATTGCTTTAAATAAGGAAAATGCTCAAAAAACATTCTCAGATAAAGCATCTATTTCTGTGCTTTCCGGGCAAGAAAGAAAAATCGCCAAACTTGCAGCTCTAACGTTATTTGTGTCTCAAGGCATTACTATGATACATGCCGGCCAGGAATGGGCTCGCTCAAAATTAATCATCGCTCCTCAAAATTTAGATCCAAAAAAGGGACGATTAGACAAAGATTCCTACAATAAAGATAACCAGACTAATTGGCTTAATTTTAATGAAATTGATCTCAACAGGGATCTTTATGAATACTATAAAGGTTTAATTAAATTAAGGTTAAACTCCCCCGCCCTTCGAAAAGCACAGCCAGATGAAATTAATTTTAAGGTATATGACAGTCCTCTTCACATTACATTCTCAATTGATGGAAAAAGTTCGGGTGATATGTATGATTACTTTGTATCATTGAATGCGAACACAGGACATGCACATGAAATTATTTTACCCGAAGGGTATTGGGAAATCGTTGTTAACGCAAGCAAGTCCGGTTATAAAACCATCAAGAGTACGCATCAATCACTTAGCGTACCTGCAAGTTCCGGAGTTGTATTAAGAAAGTTGCGTGTGAGCAATGCTTAA
- the metG gene encoding methionine--tRNA ligase, whose amino-acid sequence MPNKKRILVTSALPYANGPIHLGHLAGAYLTPDFYVRYKRRTDADVAFICGSDEHGVPITIAAEKEGVSPQDIVDRYHEMNKKVFEDFGITFDYYGRTSSKTHHETSQEFFTTLYEKDFFKKKTEEQLYDPKADMFLPDRYVKGTCPNCGYEEAYGDQCEKCGTSLSPTELINPVSALTGEVPELKETVHWYMPLGDIQPKLEKWIDTRENWKPNVMGQVKSWLTDGLNDRAATRDLSWGVPVPLEEAKGKVLYVWFDAPIGYVSATKEWAQEQGKPELWKDFWQNEDTELYHFIGKDNIVFHCIMFPVVLMEHGDYVLPKNVPANEFLNLEGRKLSTSRGWAVWLHEYLEDFEPDLLRYALGTTLPESKDSDFSWKDFQMHVNTELADVLGNFTNRSLSFTANYADGKVPELIEPSDLDKMTLQAIENQKEKITQAYENFRFKEAISETMNLARIGNRYFTETEPWKTRKDDPVKCGNTLYVSLQISAALACLFDPVLPAKMKQLRAQFGLNDNFSWTEINSNMLVKGTVVSQGEILFDKIEDDIIEEQIQKLHDKAKAADSTPDVPELKEDIEFGDFMKLDLRAGKILSAEKIEKSNKLLKLKVDIGLEKRTIVSGIAKDFKAEDLPGQKVSVVANLAPKKLMGVESQGMILMAETPDGKLKFVETTAEPGSPIT is encoded by the coding sequence ATGCCCAACAAAAAACGAATTCTTGTTACTTCGGCGCTGCCTTATGCAAACGGACCTATTCATCTTGGACACCTTGCCGGAGCCTACCTCACCCCAGACTTTTATGTACGCTACAAACGAAGAACAGACGCTGATGTAGCTTTTATTTGTGGCTCTGATGAGCATGGGGTACCTATTACCATTGCGGCTGAAAAAGAAGGGGTTTCCCCTCAGGATATTGTTGATCGCTATCATGAAATGAATAAGAAGGTATTTGAGGATTTCGGCATTACCTTCGATTATTATGGCAGAACCAGCTCAAAAACTCATCATGAGACTTCACAGGAGTTCTTTACTACGCTTTATGAGAAGGATTTTTTCAAGAAAAAAACGGAGGAACAGCTGTATGACCCAAAAGCAGATATGTTTTTACCAGACCGTTATGTGAAAGGAACTTGCCCAAATTGTGGATATGAAGAAGCTTATGGTGATCAGTGTGAGAAATGCGGAACATCCCTTTCCCCCACGGAGCTGATTAACCCGGTAAGTGCCTTAACAGGGGAAGTGCCTGAACTAAAAGAAACCGTCCATTGGTATATGCCTTTGGGTGACATCCAGCCCAAGTTGGAAAAATGGATCGATACCCGTGAGAACTGGAAACCCAATGTAATGGGCCAAGTCAAAAGCTGGTTGACCGATGGACTCAATGACCGTGCAGCCACCCGGGATTTAAGCTGGGGAGTTCCCGTGCCCTTAGAGGAAGCCAAAGGCAAAGTGCTGTATGTTTGGTTTGATGCTCCAATCGGCTACGTTTCAGCTACCAAAGAATGGGCCCAGGAGCAAGGTAAACCGGAACTCTGGAAAGATTTCTGGCAGAATGAAGACACCGAACTTTACCATTTTATTGGAAAAGACAATATTGTATTCCACTGCATCATGTTTCCTGTTGTCCTGATGGAACACGGGGATTATGTGCTTCCAAAGAATGTACCGGCCAATGAATTCCTGAACCTTGAAGGAAGGAAGCTTTCAACTTCTCGTGGATGGGCGGTTTGGCTGCATGAATACCTCGAAGATTTTGAACCGGATTTATTGCGATATGCCCTCGGCACCACCCTTCCGGAGTCTAAAGATTCTGATTTCTCATGGAAAGATTTTCAAATGCATGTGAATACGGAGTTGGCGGATGTACTTGGTAACTTCACCAACCGATCCCTCTCCTTCACCGCCAATTATGCCGACGGAAAAGTTCCTGAATTAATCGAGCCCTCTGACTTGGACAAAATGACACTCCAAGCCATTGAAAACCAGAAAGAGAAAATTACACAAGCTTACGAAAACTTCCGGTTTAAAGAAGCCATCAGTGAAACGATGAACCTGGCCCGAATTGGGAATCGCTATTTCACAGAAACCGAACCTTGGAAAACCAGGAAGGACGACCCTGTTAAATGTGGAAATACGCTTTATGTAAGCCTGCAAATCAGCGCTGCTCTTGCCTGCCTGTTTGATCCTGTTCTCCCCGCTAAAATGAAACAGTTAAGAGCTCAATTCGGCTTAAACGATAATTTTAGTTGGACAGAGATCAATTCAAACATGTTGGTTAAAGGTACCGTTGTCTCACAAGGTGAAATTCTATTTGACAAAATTGAGGACGACATCATCGAAGAACAAATACAAAAATTACACGACAAAGCTAAGGCTGCCGATTCTACACCGGATGTGCCTGAGTTAAAAGAGGATATCGAATTTGGCGATTTCATGAAATTGGATCTCAGGGCCGGTAAAATTCTGAGCGCCGAGAAAATTGAAAAGTCCAATAAGTTATTGAAGCTGAAAGTAGATATTGGACTTGAGAAGAGAACGATCGTATCCGGTATTGCCAAGGATTTTAAAGCTGAAGATCTTCCGGGACAAAAAGTAAGCGTTGTGGCTAACCTTGCACCCAAAAAATTAATGGGAGTCGAAAGTCAGGGGATGATCCTCATGGCTGAAACTCCCGACGGAAAACTCAAATTTGTAGAAACCACGGCTGAACCTGGCAGTCCCATTACTTAA
- a CDS encoding sodium-dependent transporter, with protein MAEITTERGSWNSKLGFILAAAGSAVGLGNIWAFPTKVATEGGAAYLLIYLLCTFAIGFPVMAAEIAIGRKSGKNPVGAFKAISSNKFFPFVGLWGVICGVMILSFYTVIAGWAFGYAFEEIFYFFGWADAANWLTDTNNGFKNALIATVFMLGTIKIITGGVSDGIERATKAMMPLLIGIIVIMIVYVLLQPGSAEGVRVYLLPDFSKINADLIFSAMGQAFFSLSLGMGALITYGSYLNKKENIPQAAAFVTLADVGIAFLAGLLIVPAMYLAQSSGINISVGGELASSTDLVFQILPALFHTIGGAVGMILGVTFFLLLSIAALTSTISLLEVPVSYVIDEFEVKRKKAAWSVGSGILVVSIAVSFFPVLIGHFDNIFNNIGLPLGGFLICVFVGYFWTTENAINEMEYGFAGIKQTLFSKVWPIFIKYICPAAILYNLITNFI; from the coding sequence TTGGCTGAAATAACCACCGAACGCGGTTCATGGAATTCAAAACTTGGCTTTATACTTGCAGCAGCAGGTTCGGCCGTTGGACTTGGTAACATTTGGGCTTTCCCTACAAAAGTTGCCACCGAAGGCGGCGCTGCATATCTCTTAATTTACCTGCTCTGTACTTTTGCTATCGGCTTTCCGGTAATGGCTGCTGAAATTGCAATCGGCCGTAAATCAGGAAAAAATCCAGTTGGCGCATTTAAAGCTATCAGTTCAAATAAGTTTTTCCCATTTGTCGGTTTGTGGGGGGTAATTTGCGGGGTGATGATCCTCTCCTTCTATACCGTTATTGCCGGTTGGGCGTTTGGATATGCTTTTGAAGAAATTTTCTACTTTTTTGGATGGGCGGATGCCGCCAATTGGCTCACTGATACCAACAACGGGTTTAAGAATGCCCTTATCGCCACTGTTTTTATGCTTGGCACCATTAAAATCATCACCGGCGGGGTAAGTGATGGTATTGAACGGGCAACCAAAGCAATGATGCCCCTTTTGATAGGTATCATTGTGATTATGATTGTTTATGTACTATTGCAACCCGGCAGCGCCGAAGGGGTTCGTGTTTATTTACTTCCCGATTTCAGTAAAATTAACGCTGATCTGATTTTTTCAGCCATGGGACAAGCATTCTTTTCCCTTTCTCTAGGAATGGGTGCTTTAATTACTTATGGTTCATACCTCAATAAAAAAGAAAATATTCCACAGGCAGCCGCTTTTGTAACTTTAGCTGATGTGGGGATTGCTTTTCTCGCCGGTTTATTAATTGTTCCTGCTATGTACCTGGCTCAAAGTTCCGGAATTAATATTAGTGTGGGTGGAGAGCTCGCTTCAAGTACCGACCTTGTATTTCAAATATTACCTGCACTGTTCCATACTATTGGCGGAGCTGTTGGTATGATTTTAGGAGTTACTTTCTTTCTTCTTTTAAGCATTGCGGCATTAACCTCTACTATTTCTTTATTGGAAGTGCCCGTTTCATACGTAATTGATGAATTCGAAGTAAAACGAAAAAAGGCTGCTTGGTCTGTAGGATCCGGAATTTTAGTCGTATCCATTGCCGTTTCATTCTTCCCTGTTTTAATCGGACATTTTGATAATATCTTCAATAATATCGGTTTACCTCTGGGCGGATTTTTAATCTGTGTTTTTGTAGGCTATTTTTGGACAACAGAAAACGCCATCAACGAAATGGAGTATGGATTTGCAGGTATCAAACAAACCCTATTCTCAAAAGTTTGGCCAATTTTCATTAAATATATTTGTCCTGCAGCCATACTTTATAATTTGATTACTAATTTCATCTAA
- the efp gene encoding elongation factor P, which produces MSKVSTSDFRNGMVLDLDGELYSITEFQHVKPGKGPAFVRTKLKGIMNGKNIDKTWRSGENAEAVRIEQHEYQYLYNDGQLFYLMHNETYEQVPVNASQVERKGFFVEGQDCNVMVNADEESILYAEPKDHIEVTVEKTDPGVRGDTAQGGSKPATLESGATVQVPLFINEGEKIKVDTRTAEYIERAK; this is translated from the coding sequence ATGTCTAAAGTATCAACATCAGATTTTAGAAACGGAATGGTTCTGGATCTGGACGGAGAACTCTACTCGATCACAGAGTTTCAACATGTGAAACCCGGAAAAGGCCCTGCTTTTGTACGCACAAAGCTAAAAGGGATCATGAATGGGAAGAATATCGATAAGACCTGGCGATCCGGCGAAAATGCAGAAGCAGTAAGGATAGAACAGCATGAGTATCAGTATTTATACAATGATGGCCAGCTTTTCTACCTTATGCATAATGAAACCTATGAGCAGGTACCGGTAAATGCCTCTCAGGTTGAGCGAAAAGGTTTTTTTGTAGAGGGACAAGATTGTAATGTAATGGTCAATGCCGATGAAGAATCAATTCTTTACGCGGAACCAAAAGATCATATAGAGGTGACAGTGGAAAAAACGGATCCCGGCGTACGCGGTGATACCGCCCAAGGTGGAAGTAAGCCGGCTACACTTGAGTCCGGAGCTACCGTTCAAGTTCCTTTATTTATTAATGAAGGTGAAAAAATTAAAGTAGATACACGAACAGCTGAATATATAGAACGAGCTAAATAA
- the accC gene encoding acetyl-CoA carboxylase biotin carboxylase subunit, with protein MFKKILIANRGEIALRIIRTCQEMGIKTVAVYSTADADSLHVKFADEAVCIGPPAGKESYLKIPSILAAAEITNAEAIHPGYGFLAENAEFSRICSEHDIKFIGPSPDAINKMGDKAVAKATMIANKVPVVPGSDGVVESYEDAKKVCDEIGFPVIIKASAGGGGRGMRMVMEASELEKNYKMCRQEAETSFNNPAVYIERFVLNPHHVEIQVMADQHGTAVHYGERDCSLQRRHQKILEESPSPLMTEKLRKQMGDAAVNAAKAVNYEGAGTVEFLVDDDHNFYFMEMNTRIQVEHPVTEEVTGIDLIEQQIRVAAGEKIEEFPLKFTNHAIECRINAEDPEHNFRPSAGEITVFHPPGGHGVRLDTHAYSGYRIPPYYDSMIAKLIVSAPTREEAIRKMKRALKEFIIEGIKTNIPYHIQLMDDENFIKGKFDTKYLEREFKYIPKKD; from the coding sequence ATGTTTAAAAAAATTCTGATTGCCAATCGAGGAGAAATTGCACTGCGAATTATTCGCACATGTCAGGAAATGGGCATTAAAACAGTAGCAGTATACTCTACTGCTGATGCCGACAGCCTGCATGTTAAGTTTGCGGATGAAGCCGTTTGCATTGGTCCTCCTGCAGGCAAAGAAAGTTATTTGAAAATCCCAAGTATTTTAGCAGCTGCTGAAATTACTAATGCCGAAGCTATCCATCCCGGATACGGTTTTTTGGCAGAAAATGCAGAATTCTCACGCATCTGCTCGGAACACGACATCAAGTTTATAGGGCCTTCACCTGATGCCATTAATAAAATGGGTGACAAGGCAGTAGCTAAAGCTACAATGATTGCCAATAAAGTGCCGGTGGTGCCCGGTAGCGACGGTGTTGTTGAAAGCTACGAAGACGCAAAAAAAGTTTGTGATGAGATAGGATTTCCGGTAATCATCAAAGCTTCAGCCGGCGGTGGCGGGCGCGGAATGCGTATGGTAATGGAAGCCTCCGAGCTTGAGAAAAATTATAAAATGTGTCGTCAGGAAGCCGAAACTTCTTTCAACAATCCAGCAGTTTATATTGAGCGATTTGTATTGAACCCTCATCATGTTGAAATTCAGGTTATGGCTGACCAGCATGGAACGGCTGTACACTATGGAGAAAGAGACTGTTCCTTGCAACGGCGTCATCAAAAAATATTGGAAGAATCACCCTCTCCCCTGATGACTGAAAAGTTACGCAAACAAATGGGTGATGCTGCAGTTAATGCTGCGAAAGCAGTTAACTATGAAGGGGCAGGAACCGTAGAATTTTTAGTGGACGACGATCACAACTTCTACTTCATGGAAATGAATACCCGTATTCAGGTAGAGCACCCTGTCACGGAAGAAGTAACCGGTATCGATTTAATTGAACAACAAATCAGAGTAGCAGCCGGTGAAAAAATAGAAGAGTTTCCCCTGAAATTTACCAATCATGCTATTGAATGCCGCATTAACGCAGAAGACCCGGAACACAACTTCCGGCCTTCAGCAGGCGAAATTACTGTATTCCATCCTCCCGGTGGGCACGGAGTCCGCTTAGATACCCATGCATATTCCGGGTATAGAATACCTCCTTATTATGATTCCATGATAGCAAAGTTGATTGTAAGTGCTCCTACACGAGAGGAAGCCATCAGAAAAATGAAGCGGGCTCTGAAGGAATTTATTATCGAGGGTATTAAGACAAATATCCCTTATCATATCCAGCTTATGGATGATGAAAACTTTATCAAAGGGAAATTTGATACCAAGTATTTAGAAAGAGAATTCAAATATATACCTAAAAAAGACTGA